One segment of Pyricularia oryzae 70-15 chromosome 3, whole genome shotgun sequence DNA contains the following:
- a CDS encoding tyrosine-protein phosphatase pmp1, with protein MPSAASRRLYEDQIPSFMSVFDLDSELMSDHNTITVVDAKMMDMDATQPKISSQQKQQPLHPAALPSDPQHKHHDSTSTQMTESSDSSPTTTASCTDSSSLSDQSPSSSPDSPVNLIPLSSFAGPTFGGLSSMATLNVSEPTTLVRPMTSPGPRRPRNMKGLSIQPPFASNSLASTLASEPSSPSFIKPTIPAMKRKPSNLSLKTGSHDLVKPTLMEIPASPTLAMPPMLQRRALKHSTSSPHMLQGLKSSTFGPAGGMTIPTVLERNESGLSEFLRPSKPNSPPAGATEVIPEEGSPIRAQVANRAAFDIEPFREIENNEDQKSPGYPEGPIAIYEDNVFLYSEPNAEEASRFDVVINVAREVQNPFEVAARKARESERSKDMSPIPDTACSFATAFEYFPAQEDSATPTTPKAAAHPLKEPEYIHMLWDHNTDIAPDLMGLCEIIDRKTKEGKKVLIHCQQGASRSASLIIAYGMYQRPELNVNDAYHAAQARSRWISPNMRLMYCLQDFQKENAKKRLTPGSAFRPRTGKSPTKHRVALSVDAIDLPVQKEPLTAPLPGDDGATDSPERSPLRPRGNSTPNCTDPVSAGPSSAPSSFSWSEKEDEKDLGKFGRFNVEGIFRPAQPDSGFVSSSSLGSSAMLRPPPSPGFPKPPLSPGFAPPSFSKPPPSPGFAPMNFSRPPPSPGFAPLRLSKTPPPAPLGGLAPITLSRPPLSPGFAPPAFGKPPPSPGFGAHRFEKRNNGAGFGGFGGFVPMHLPEEPSPVEEEHQQASPERHVPILPAATFEDDDALMSPRVETMTNNPLHDPFGSDFAGLRLVEQPPTPNDGLFSPRATVFPRDPFRPFARPTQVADPRSPPTKGETPIVRSIDELI; from the coding sequence ATGCCTTCTGCTGCATCTCGGCGATTGTATGAGGATCAAATACCTTCGTTTATGTCAGTTTTCGACCTCGACTCGGAACTCATGAGTGACCATAACACAATAACGGTTGTCGACGCCAAGATGATGGATATGGATGCTACACAGCCAAAGATCTCCAGTCAACAAAAGCAGCAACCATTACATCCAGCAGCTCTCCCTTCAGACCCACAACATAAACACCATGACAGCACCTCGACGCAAATGACCGAGTCCAGCGACTCATctccaacaacaacagcttcTTGCACCGACTCTTCATCATTGTCGGACCAGTCACCATCTTCATCCCCCGATTCACCTGTCAACTTAATACCTCTGTCTTCTTTCGCAGGGCCAACATTCGGTGGCCTCTCATCCATGGCTACCTTGAACGTTTCGGAGCCGACCACCCTGGTACGGCCCATGACATCGCCTGGGCCTAGGCGACCACGCAACATGAAGGGACTCTCGATACAACCTCCATTTGCCTCCAATTCACTGGCCTCTACACTTGCTTCTGAGCCATCCTCCCCGTCATTCATCAAGCCAACAATCCCTGCTATGAAGCGCAAGCCAAGCAACCTGAGCTTGAAGACCGGATCTCACGATCTCGTCAAGCCAACTCTGATGGAAATTCCAGCATCCCCAACTCTCGCAATGCCACCGATGCTCCAGAGGCGTGCCTTGAAGCACTCGACATCTTCGCCGCATATGCTCCAAGGACTGAAGTCGTCAACGTTTGGACCTGCAGGAGGCATGACCATCCCGACAGTACTGGAGCGAAACGAGTCTGGCCTCTCTGAATTTCTACGACCATCAAAGCCAAACTCGCCACCCGCGGGCGCTACTGAAGTTATCCCTGAGGAGGGATCCCCGATCAGGGCGCAGGTTGCGAACAGGGCAGCTTTCGACATCGAGCCCTTCCGTGAGATCGAAAACAACGAGGACCAGAAATCCCCCGGCTACCCAGAAGGACCAATCGCAATCTACGAGGATAATGTGTTTTTGTACTCGGAGCCCAACGCGGAGGAAGCATCCAGGTTCGACGTTGTCATTAATGTCGCCAGAGAGGTGCAGAACCCTTTTGAGGTAGCGGCGAGGAAAGCCAGGGAAAGCGAAAGGTCAAAAGACATGTCTCCGATCCCGGACACTGCCTGCAGCTTTGCCACCGCCTTCGAGTACTTCCCAGCTCAAGAAGACTCGGCAACACCTACTACACCAAAGGCTGCGGCCCATCCCTTGAAGGAGCCAGAGTACATCCACATGCTTTGGGATCACAACACCGACATCGCCCCTGATCTGATGGGACTTTGCGAGATAATTGACCGCAAGACCAAGGAAGGCAAGAAGGTCTTGATTCACTGTCAACAAGGCGCGAGCAGATCTGCCAGTTTGATCATTGCTTACGGCATGTACCAGAGACCAGAGCTCAACGTCAACGATGCTTACCACGCAGCCCAAGCCAGGAGTCGTTGGATCAGCCCGAACATGCGCCTCATGTACTGCTTGCAAGACTTCCAAAaggaaaacgccaaaaagcgCCTTACTCCAGGTTCAGCGTTCAGGCCACGTACCGGAAAGAGCCCCACCAAGCACCGCGTGGCTCTTTCTGTCGATGCCATCGACTTGCCCGTTCAGAAGGAGCCCCTGACGGCACCGCTTCCTGGAGATGATGGTGCTACAGACAGTCCCGAACGAAGTCCTCTGAGGCCGCGTGGCAACTCGACTCCCAACTGCACCGACCCTGTTTCTGCAGGGCCCTCTTCCGCGCCGTCAAGCTTCTCGTGGTCGGAAAAGGAGGACGAGAAAGACCTTGGCAAATTCGGCCGCTTCAACGTGGAAGGCATCTTCAGGCCGGCTCAACCCGACTCGGGATTTGTTTCGTCGAGCTCTTTAGGTTCTTCGGCGATGCTGAGGCCCCCACCATCGCCCGGGTTCCCCAAGCCTCCCTTGTCGCCCGGGTTCGCACCCCCATCATTCTCGAAGCCGCCACCATCTCCAGGGTTTGCCCCCATGAACTTCTCAAGACCGCCACCATCCCCGGGCTTTGCTCCTCTAAGGTTGTCAAAGACGCCCCCACCAGCTCCTCTCGGTGGCCTGGCGCCCATTACTCTATCAAGGCCGCCACTCTCGCCCGGTTTCGCACCTCCAGCTTTCGGGAAGCCTCCACCATCTCCTGGTTTCGGAGCCCACCGTTTTGAGAAGAGGAACAACGGTGCGGGCTTTGGAGGATTCGGTGGGTTCGTCCCAATGCACCTgcctgaagagccgtcaCCAGTCGAGGAGGAGCACCAGCAGGCATCCCCTGAGCGGCATGTTCCGATATTACCGGCGGCAACTTTTGAGGATGACGATGCGCTCATGTCACCGAGGGTGGAGACCATGACGAACAACCCGTTACATGACCCATTTGGGTCCGACTTCGCCGGCCTGCGCTTGGTGGAGCAACCGCCAACGCCAAACGACGGGTTATTTTCACCTCGAGCGACGGTGTTTCCCAGAGACCCGTTTCGTCCGTTCGCTCGTCCAACCCAGGTCGCAGATCCCCGGAGTCCCCCAACGAAGGGCGAAACGCCTATTGTGAGATCAATCGACGAGTTGATTTGA